The genomic stretch GCGCTAACGGTGCCTTTACTCATCGCCTGATTCAACACCTGCCAGTAATTGATTAAGTAATCTATCAATGCCGTCTCCGGTAACGGCTGATATAAAATTATAATCGGGAAAGTTCTTCTTCATTTCATCAAGTTTTTCCGAGTCAATGATATCGATCTTGTTTATGGCCTTCACTATTAATCGCCGGGTTAGCTCGGGATCATATTTATCGAGCTCTGTATATAGATTTTTAAACGTAATCTCGATATCCGATTCATACCCGTCTATTATAAAAAGCAATACGGCTGTTCGCTGAATATGCCTGAGAAATTGATGGCCCAGACCTTTACCCTCGCTGGCTCCCTCGATAATGCCCGGAATATCAGCCATCACCATTGTCTTATAATCATGCATCCTGACAATGCCCAGATTGGGTACCAGAGTAGTAAAAGGATAATCTGCTATTTTTGGTTTGGCCGCGGTAACTCTCGATAATAGAGTTGATTTTCCGGCATTGGGATACCCGACTAATCCGATATCAGCCAGTAGTTTCAACTCCAGAGCTATCTTCATCTTTTTCCCCGGCTGTCCGGGCGTCGCCTGCCGCGGGGTTTGATTAGTGGACGACTTGAAATGATTATTTCCTTTGCCGCCCTTGCCGCCCGGAACGACTATTGATTGCATGCCATCTTCATCGAGATCTTCGATGATATCGCCGCTCTCCAAATTTTTTATTATAGTTCCAACCGGAATCTGCAATATTATA from Candidatus Zixiibacteriota bacterium encodes the following:
- the obgE gene encoding GTPase ObgE, with protein sequence MFIDYVDIEIESGKGGDGCISFRREKFMPKGGPDGGNGGRGGNIIFQADENLRTLMDFRYKRHYKAQKGQPGMGSLKTGRNGNDIILQIPVGTIIKNLESGDIIEDLDEDGMQSIVVPGGKGGKGNNHFKSSTNQTPRQATPGQPGKKMKIALELKLLADIGLVGYPNAGKSTLLSRVTAAKPKIADYPFTTLVPNLGIVRMHDYKTMVMADIPGIIEGASEGKGLGHQFLRHIQRTAVLLFIIDGYESDIEITFKNLYTELDKYDPELTRRLIVKAINKIDIIDSEKLDEMKKNFPDYNFISAVTGDGIDRLLNQLLAGVESGDE